One stretch of Schlesneria sp. DSM 10557 DNA includes these proteins:
- a CDS encoding sensor histidine kinase yields the protein MKIANRDAYDLIALWHRFRDFSRSLRFRLTMWNTFVVFVTVFIALFAVREGLRYYLLLETDAVLDDEVKEILLTVEKFYPEREQVLAMLNGKDEAHLDRKWHIRWIDEDGVTTIWKSKLAPDMPLSKFLGAKKGYSIWGSDVHRSIERELDRPNIPRYRIRVGTTMKFVSDDVDRLTGILAPVGLAILVIAPLGGFFLAEQAIEPLQRLIQTTERLRPSHLDERLELRGVGDELDQLAGKINKFLDQIADHLKKNREFVANAAHDLRSPLAAIQSLVEVTLEKPRTDEEYVELLYQTTDEVRHLAQVVNQLLMLAETEAPEAETPRQAVRLSEIITRIIEMFDPVAEEAGVKIVFEPRNDVQVLGQSRQLRQVVTNLVDNAIKFSKSGGTVTVGLEWEREQGLGKITVKDTGIGIPPDAVGRVFDRFFQVEKSRQRFGTNRGNGLGLSICASIVASYGGTITVESELDRGTTFTIRLPLAESA from the coding sequence GTGAAAATAGCAAATCGAGATGCTTATGACCTGATCGCCTTATGGCATCGATTCCGCGACTTTTCGCGATCGCTTCGTTTCCGCCTGACCATGTGGAACACGTTTGTCGTGTTCGTCACGGTGTTCATCGCACTATTCGCCGTCCGTGAAGGGCTGCGATATTACCTGCTTCTGGAAACGGATGCCGTTCTCGATGATGAAGTCAAAGAGATCCTGCTGACCGTCGAGAAGTTTTATCCCGAGCGGGAACAAGTTCTCGCCATGCTGAATGGGAAGGACGAAGCCCACCTCGACAGAAAGTGGCATATCCGGTGGATCGACGAAGACGGGGTGACGACGATCTGGAAAAGTAAACTCGCCCCCGATATGCCCCTGTCGAAGTTTCTCGGAGCGAAGAAAGGTTACTCGATCTGGGGCTCGGACGTGCACCGGTCGATCGAACGGGAACTGGACCGACCGAACATTCCCCGCTATCGAATTCGTGTTGGCACTACGATGAAGTTTGTCAGCGACGACGTTGATCGTTTGACGGGAATCCTCGCGCCCGTCGGACTGGCAATCCTGGTGATCGCCCCCCTGGGAGGATTCTTTCTGGCAGAACAGGCGATCGAGCCACTTCAGCGTCTGATTCAGACGACCGAACGCCTTCGCCCCAGTCATCTGGACGAGCGACTTGAACTGCGTGGGGTGGGGGATGAACTGGACCAACTCGCAGGAAAGATCAATAAATTCCTCGACCAGATCGCCGACCATCTCAAGAAAAACCGAGAGTTCGTCGCGAACGCCGCGCACGATCTCCGTTCCCCTTTGGCCGCCATCCAAAGTCTCGTCGAAGTGACACTTGAGAAGCCGCGAACGGATGAGGAATACGTTGAACTGCTCTACCAGACCACAGACGAAGTACGCCACCTCGCCCAGGTCGTAAATCAACTTCTGATGCTGGCCGAAACAGAGGCTCCTGAAGCAGAAACGCCTCGGCAAGCGGTTCGGCTGTCAGAGATTATCACCCGGATCATCGAAATGTTCGATCCCGTTGCTGAAGAAGCGGGAGTGAAAATCGTCTTTGAGCCCCGTAATGATGTGCAGGTGCTCGGGCAATCACGGCAATTGAGACAGGTCGTCACGAACCTGGTCGATAACGCCATCAAGTTCTCCAAATCCGGCGGAACAGTGACCGTCGGACTCGAATGGGAACGCGAACAGGGCCTCGGCAAGATCACGGTCAAGGATACCGGAATTGGAATTCCACCCGACGCGGTCGGTCGGGTCTTCGACCGATTCTTCCAGGTGGAAAAGTCGCGCCAGCGTTTTGGAACGAATCGCGGGAACGGATTGGGCCTGAGTATTTGCGCTTCGATTGTTGCGTCATACGGAGGGACGATCACTGTCGAAAGCGAGCTCGACCGGGGAACGACGTTCACGATCCGCCTCCCGCTGGCGGAGTCCGCTTAG
- a CDS encoding response regulator transcription factor — translation MRVLVIEDDLAIGRALAKGFTEAGFQCDWMQDGETGFAAARSQQADAIVLDQMLPRMNGLDLLREIRAAGVMTPVVLLTAMGSVQDRITGLNTGADDYIPKPFDFAELLARLNAVVRRTSVRPTPLLVVNDLTLDLTTRRVSRAGGDIDLTPIEFSLLELLMRYAGQVVTRKMLCEHVWGFNWDGTTNVIEVHVNRLRGKLDQGRSDSLIKTIRGRGYSVAAEEAATVTP, via the coding sequence ATGCGAGTCTTGGTGATCGAGGATGATTTGGCGATCGGTCGGGCACTGGCAAAGGGATTCACCGAAGCTGGGTTCCAGTGCGACTGGATGCAGGATGGCGAAACCGGTTTCGCCGCTGCCCGCTCTCAGCAGGCGGACGCCATTGTTCTGGATCAGATGCTGCCGAGAATGAACGGGCTGGATCTGCTGCGGGAGATTCGCGCCGCCGGAGTGATGACGCCTGTCGTTCTCTTGACGGCAATGGGTTCCGTCCAGGACCGGATCACCGGTCTCAATACGGGCGCCGACGACTACATTCCCAAGCCATTCGATTTCGCGGAACTGCTCGCTCGACTCAACGCCGTCGTGCGACGGACCAGCGTCCGTCCCACTCCGCTGCTGGTGGTCAACGACCTCACACTCGACCTCACCACTCGCCGCGTTTCCCGCGCTGGCGGTGATATCGACCTGACCCCCATCGAATTCAGCCTGCTCGAACTGCTGATGCGGTACGCAGGGCAGGTCGTTACGCGAAAGATGCTGTGCGAACACGTCTGGGGCTTCAATTGGGACGGAACCACGAACGTGATTGAAGTGCACGTCAATCGGCTGCGCGGGAAACTCGATCAGGGCCGGTCCGACTCCTTGATCAAGACAATCCGTGGACGTGGCTACAGCGTGGCTGCGGAAGAAGCGGCGACGGTCACCCCGTAG
- a CDS encoding DUF2309 domain-containing protein: MPHTLEQTASPIDSDNASAKATELKSVIQRAASLLPAQGPITAFVFFNTLQALEDLPFDEGVQKGARLFGCQPYLSEDTYREKLTQDRIHLDDLALALKRDLKEQSDIAIATITTRHQLRLAMLQYPLRTGPTEELKWFVAETDALTQIRSDAPTSVRDRFLIETKHWVMRDLRISAGRTAKVSRPASGYVPLPLDELIERFGKSSIERWTPATWQAFALQALWRVCRNGMHNVPPYVESRVPFVRHRDVLRAATSFDTDSLVHPVLIRFCAAFTDQGFANWSLPYREQGFFHSFLDLYSQSSGPPDRWMAELAPELSQIKASGQDPLQSVVESLEILGVKHEEWEDFITASLLALRGWTGLIWQLEARPDRQAISAPPGSLIEFLAVRLILERIALRFAAREYLQYSGPLGQLRESAGAKLSKLSLSSIEQRAFLVFQLAQVLGWSPAKLFRLTPADWSDLIHEIETFTSMERRRIFHQAFERHMRAQTLDAMSVHTQRTCSRVEAPKFQAVFCLDAREESFRRHLEEVMPRVETFGAAGFFGVPMYYKGVTDAHFTALCPIVIRPQHWITEEVDAALEDQHQRRAKTRRAIGAASHNVHVRSRSVTGGALLTASLGVLASIPLVARVLFPRLTARIRRHAGKFVEPPRMTRLHLERKGAKPGPTPEGIGFNIEEMANIGERLLRDIGLTSGFARLVLFMGHGSFCLNNPHKSCYDCGACCGGAGSPNARALAAMLNDKRVRTILRERGLPIPEDVHFLGGLHNTCTDSVTFYDVHQLPDSHRADLAEAEQALELACERNAHERCRRFQSAPLDLTFAAARRHVEGRSQDLAQTRPEFGNASNAICFVGRRARVRGLYLDRRCFLQSYEPHEDDADCSILARILGAVVPVCSGINLQYFFSYIDPAGWGSGTKLPHNVTSLLGVMDGALSDLRPGLPWQGVEIHEPVRLLMIIETTPDGIRRIMERSETVRNIIQNGWVQLALLDPDSNQILVFREDEFHRYQPTNTDLPQAMTSADWYRGWREHLGFAQICT; this comes from the coding sequence GTGCCACACACTTTAGAGCAGACCGCCTCTCCGATTGATTCCGACAATGCTTCAGCCAAGGCCACCGAGCTGAAAAGCGTCATTCAAAGGGCGGCTTCGTTACTTCCTGCGCAGGGGCCGATTACCGCGTTCGTCTTCTTCAATACGCTGCAGGCTCTGGAAGATCTTCCTTTCGACGAAGGTGTTCAAAAGGGGGCCCGACTTTTCGGCTGTCAACCTTACCTGTCTGAAGACACTTATCGTGAAAAGCTGACCCAGGACCGAATCCATCTCGACGACCTGGCTCTTGCACTGAAACGCGATCTTAAGGAACAGTCGGACATCGCCATCGCGACGATCACGACGCGGCACCAACTGCGGCTGGCGATGCTGCAGTACCCGCTGCGAACTGGTCCGACCGAAGAACTGAAGTGGTTCGTCGCGGAAACCGATGCACTGACACAGATCCGCTCCGATGCTCCCACATCTGTTCGCGACCGATTTCTGATCGAGACCAAGCACTGGGTCATGCGGGATCTGCGGATCAGTGCAGGGCGAACTGCGAAAGTCTCTCGCCCTGCGTCCGGATACGTCCCTCTTCCTCTGGATGAGTTGATCGAACGTTTCGGGAAATCGTCGATCGAACGATGGACCCCGGCAACGTGGCAGGCATTCGCACTGCAGGCATTGTGGCGCGTCTGTCGAAACGGGATGCACAATGTTCCTCCTTATGTCGAGTCGCGCGTTCCATTTGTTCGACACCGGGATGTTCTGCGGGCAGCAACGAGTTTTGACACGGACAGTCTGGTTCATCCCGTGTTGATTCGATTCTGTGCGGCTTTCACTGATCAGGGGTTCGCCAACTGGTCATTGCCTTATCGCGAGCAGGGATTTTTTCATTCGTTTCTGGACCTGTATTCCCAATCGTCCGGTCCCCCCGATCGGTGGATGGCCGAACTTGCTCCCGAATTGTCACAGATCAAAGCTTCCGGACAGGACCCTCTGCAAAGTGTGGTTGAGTCTCTCGAAATCCTTGGCGTAAAGCACGAGGAGTGGGAAGATTTCATCACGGCCAGTCTGCTGGCATTGCGGGGCTGGACCGGGTTGATCTGGCAGTTGGAAGCCCGGCCAGACCGGCAGGCGATTTCTGCCCCGCCAGGAAGCTTGATCGAGTTTCTGGCTGTCCGGCTGATTCTCGAGAGGATTGCCCTCCGCTTTGCCGCCCGGGAGTACCTTCAATATTCGGGGCCGCTCGGTCAGCTCCGCGAATCAGCGGGAGCGAAGTTGTCGAAGTTGTCGCTCTCCAGTATCGAGCAGCGGGCATTCCTGGTGTTTCAGCTTGCTCAGGTCCTGGGCTGGTCTCCCGCGAAGTTGTTCCGGCTGACTCCTGCAGACTGGTCCGATCTGATCCACGAGATCGAGACATTCACCAGCATGGAACGACGTCGGATCTTCCATCAGGCGTTTGAACGGCACATGCGCGCTCAGACGCTGGATGCGATGTCGGTGCACACGCAGCGCACCTGTTCCCGGGTCGAAGCGCCGAAGTTTCAGGCGGTCTTCTGTCTGGACGCGCGCGAAGAATCGTTCCGCCGTCATCTCGAAGAAGTGATGCCCCGGGTCGAAACTTTTGGGGCGGCGGGTTTCTTCGGAGTTCCCATGTACTACAAGGGAGTCACAGACGCCCATTTCACCGCTCTGTGTCCGATTGTGATCCGGCCCCAGCACTGGATTACAGAAGAGGTCGATGCGGCGCTCGAGGACCAGCATCAGCGACGGGCGAAAACCCGCCGCGCGATTGGCGCTGCGTCGCACAATGTCCACGTTCGCAGTCGCAGTGTGACCGGGGGAGCTTTGCTGACGGCAAGTCTGGGTGTCCTGGCCTCGATCCCTCTGGTGGCACGAGTGCTGTTTCCTCGCTTGACTGCTCGTATACGACGCCACGCAGGGAAGTTCGTCGAACCGCCCCGGATGACACGGCTGCATCTGGAGCGGAAGGGGGCGAAACCCGGTCCCACTCCCGAAGGAATCGGCTTCAACATCGAGGAAATGGCTAACATTGGTGAACGCCTCTTGCGGGATATCGGACTGACATCGGGATTTGCCCGACTTGTGCTGTTCATGGGGCATGGCTCTTTCTGCCTCAACAACCCTCATAAGTCCTGCTACGACTGTGGGGCCTGTTGCGGCGGAGCCGGGTCGCCGAATGCGCGCGCCCTGGCGGCGATGTTGAATGACAAACGAGTGCGGACGATCCTGCGAGAGCGGGGATTGCCCATTCCGGAAGACGTTCACTTTCTGGGGGGCCTGCATAATACCTGCACCGATTCTGTCACCTTCTATGATGTCCACCAGCTTCCCGATTCTCATCGTGCTGATCTGGCGGAAGCGGAGCAGGCTCTTGAGCTGGCCTGCGAACGTAACGCACACGAACGTTGTCGCCGGTTCCAGTCGGCGCCGCTGGATTTGACCTTCGCTGCCGCACGGCGCCACGTGGAGGGGCGATCTCAGGACCTGGCACAGACTCGACCGGAATTCGGGAACGCATCGAACGCGATCTGCTTTGTCGGACGACGTGCACGTGTACGTGGTTTGTATCTGGATCGACGCTGCTTCCTGCAGTCGTATGAACCGCACGAGGATGATGCCGACTGCTCGATTCTGGCCCGAATTCTCGGGGCCGTGGTTCCTGTCTGTTCGGGGATCAACCTCCAGTACTTCTTTTCGTACATTGACCCCGCCGGTTGGGGCAGTGGCACGAAGCTGCCTCATAATGTGACTTCGCTGCTCGGCGTCATGGATGGTGCTCTGAGTGACTTGCGGCCGGGACTCCCGTGGCAGGGGGTTGAGATCCATGAGCCGGTCCGTCTGCTGATGATTATCGAGACGACCCCGGACGGAATCCGACGCATCATGGAACGCAGCGAAACCGTTCGGAATATCATTCAGAATGGCTGGGTACAACTGGCACTGCTCGACCCCGATTCGAATCAGATCCTTGTCTTTCGTGAGGACGAGTTCCACCGATACCAGCCCACCAATACCGATCTTCCCCAGGCGATGACATCGGCTGACTGGTACCGAGGATGGCGGGAACATCTGGGATTTGCCCAGATTTGCACATGA